The genome window TACACCAAATTGATCGTTACACAAAGTGACACTTTTCGTCGTTAGATAACGACAGGCTTAActatacgatacaataaaatttaggtaacaatcaaaacaaacatcgtATTTAAAGTAATAATATGAAACAATataataggtaacaaccatccaaacaagctgtaaattTATATGATTTAATGTGGGATGACCTGCTTATCAACAAGTCAGTCAATATCAATAGGGATCCTCTAAAAAAATTGCAGAAATATAACACTTTTGTTTTTAACTTTTGACTCCAGCTTGCCCCACGAGCAGTACTTCAaggttaaaagttaaaaatattaCATATGGGGCAAGCGAAGGGCAACACTTATTAAACTTGAAGTTCTGCTCATGGAGCAAACGGAGAGAAAAATTCAAAACCATCCACTTTAAGGACTATTTATATACGTCACCCGAATCCTGTTGCCTAAACAAAGTCAGCCCAACATGGACAATGATATGCAGACCAAAGATTTATGCGGTCGTTGTGTGCTTATTGCGCACCAGCATAGCAAAATTCGAATCCGTTGGCTCAGATGAGTGGTTCTTGGCTTCCTGAACATGTCTATATTGTTGCTTTTTCACTACCAATTAGTAGGCATGTTACAGGCATGTGAACATGCTCATACAAGCATACATGACTCCATGGAGGAGGAGGCCAACTTTGAAGGTTCAGTGAAACAAATTGTTCTGGATTGTTCACAGAATCAAACTCCATGAAAAAATGCTGGAGACTATGGCTGTTCAAAACGCCAtgaaaattcgaactccagcacACACTGCCACTTTTCGAACTCCATCAAAAAATCTTGTAATTTAATCTATAGCAGCCCAAAACTACATGAAAAAATCCTATTCGAACTCCAGCACACACAGCCACAATTCACCACAACTACACTACTCAAACTAATAAAAAAAGACAACACTTTTAACCAATTAAAAATTCTAAGATTATCAAAAAAGACATCATTTTCGACCACAACAAAACTCGGGATTATCAAAAAGACATGAGTAAAGTGAAGTTAAAATCAAATTGGAATCTTCAGCACTTTATCTAGACTGATTATATTGTAATAATCCTTCTCAGGCCATAATCAATATCTGCCTCTCGGATCATCTCATCCACCTCTTCATCAGTCAGGTTTCTCTCCAAGGTTTGTCAATACATGATGAAACTGAAATGAAAATGTAGATATAAGATGCTAAGAATTGGCTGTCCACAATATGAAATAACGACTAGCATGTCAAATTGCATTTTCCTCATAATTACTTGCAGAAAACAGCCACGATTTGGATCATAAAAGCAAAGTCGGCATCCACACTAGTCAAATAAGTCCAAATTGTCTATAAGATCAATTTTCAACGAGGAGGCATCTGAAAAAGAACTTGAGAAAACCTGACAACATCACAACTATCTCAACAGCACCAAATAAGAAAGATTGTAACATAATATTAAAATAGCTAGAATTCCTATACCTTCATCTTCCGCGCCATCGGATTCAAGAACTCTGAAAAATCAATGTTGATCAGCATCAACTTTGCTGATCATATCCTGTAGTTCAGCTTCAGTGGGATTTTGACCAAGTGCTCTCATCACTGTTCCCAACTCCTTGGTAGTAATAGAGCCTATAGAAGTAAACTTCAGATCACATCTAGAGCTTTCGATTTTGCTCATGGCACATAGGTCAAGTAGTGTCCATTTATTGAGCAAAATAATTACCAGAACTTCAGAAAAACGTTCATTACTAACAGAATAGTTAATTTTACATCAAGATGAAACAATAATCCCCACATAAAGGAAATTTGTTTTCTTGGACTGCAATGATAATACAGACAATCAACTGCAGAAAGGCAATGTGTACACCAAAATATATACTTTAAACAGAGAGATCAAGATTCGAGATCAACTCAACAAGTGGCCTCTATTAATCCATTCCCATATACAAAGAGTCGTGCATCTATGTgcattaagtttgaaaacaagcAGCCTGTCACAGAACAGAGCAAAATAGAACTCATTATTCAACCACCAAAAGTTAAATATCTAACAGGCCTTCACAATTATCTAACTAGAACAATTAGCTATTTTCCTCAACAATCTGGTAATATCATCATCTAGAATTATTTAAAAAGTATAAATAAAAAGGAACCACCATCTTTGGTCATCGTCTAACTGCTCATGGATCTCAGTTCCTCCAACTGCGCTTTTATTTGATCTTGAACAAGCTCTAATCTCCTCGAATAAACTTCCAATTCTAGCATCTGTTGCTTCCTCCATTTCTCATCTGCCATCATATCAGAGTTCATCGCACCGCTGCtaccaaatcctaaagggattGGACTCAATGCCGTTCCAAACGCAAAACTTCTCGATCCACTCAAATTAGTCACATTGTTTAACAACTCCTTGAAAATGGGTGATAGACAGCTCTTCACTGTTTCCTCGATCAAACTAGGTATTGAAGCTGTTGCTGCTGCTACTGCAGCTGTGGTTGTGGGAGGGGCCGTGGCCTGAGGGGCTGTCATCGGAAAGGGGGTGAACCCTGGTGCAGGTGCGGGTGCGGGTGCGTGTGCAGGTGCGGGTGCAGGTGCAGGTGCAGGAGAGGACATATTTGTCCCTCCACCAGATGGAGATGGCAGATAGTAGTGTTGAATAAAGCCATGTTTTTCTTCAACTTTAACTGCTCCTCCTCGAGACCTCTTCCTCGACCTAGGAGTTTTAGTACCGTTATGGCTGTGGTCAACGAAATTAGCATTAAGGTTAAGGTGAGAATCCTCATCGTCAAATCCGCCAtcttctggtggtggtggtggtggtgctgCTGCTGCTGCAGCAGAACCACCGCCGCGGATGACAACGGGGACCGCATTGCTCCAGATTTTGCGAGAGATTTCGAAAGTAGCTTGATCATGTGAGCTCTTAAAGACAAAGTCTTTACCAGATGCCATTTTGCTCATTACATTCCGATATTTCTTCTTCAACCTCCTCAGCTTCTCTACTAACTGATTTTTGTTGAAATCCAGCTGTAACTTGCTCTTGATCTGGTCATAAAACGCCGTCGTATCATGATGATGCGATGACGAATTAATTCCACCTCGCTGTGTCGTGTATTCCAGAAACCCTTGTAACAATTCAATCTCATCTTCATCCGTCCACAGCCGTTGAAAAAGCTTACGAGAATCATCGATAGCAGAAGGCTTTTTCTCTTGCACAATCGTAGCGGCCGGAGGCGGAGTAACGGCGGCGAATTCGTTGATCCGCTGTGCAGGGACACCGACAACGGCTATAGTAACCGTTTGTTGATCAATAGGAGCAGGCGCCGGAACAGGAGGAGAGGAAGTAGAAtcctcatcgtcatcatcatcgacGTCTACgtcatcatcttcttcatcaaCAACGTCATCGTCGAGATCGTCATCGTTGTAGACTGGGTTGTTGTGTTGGTCTTCTACGGAAGCCATTAGAGAAGCTTGAAAGGGGTGGGGTGGGGTAGGGTAGGGAAAGTGGGGTGGGTAGGGGGTTAAAGAGGCGATTAGGGTTCGGGTGAGGGCTAAGGTTAAAATGTAAAGTGGTTAGGCCGAAGGTAAAGGGAGTCACGAGCGGGGGAGAGGTTTCGTGTAAGACTGGGTTGGGTTGAACGGTTCACCAGCTCGGGGATGTGGTGCGCACGTGGTCTGTTACCTCGTTTTTCTCACGTTTTCCCCACGTGACTCGCGTTTTAGCTTTCAATCCACTATTTTAattaaggtaaaaaaaaaaaaaaaaagttgttataaatatattatattatggatgttcatttagtactccattgtaaataaatttcgtaaataagcttatctatatgagaccccgccgtaaatatgtttatctatttagtactctatagGAAATAAGTCTCCTAAAAAAGATTATCCTTTCAGTACCCAGTTATTGATAAATATCACacctggtagaagattatctgtcacgacccaaaatctaaccatggtcgtgatggcgcctatcgtgttacaaggcaagcctacttcctaaaatattactactaaaccgattataagaatttaataaaacatttcaaacatttaaatttttcataaactaaattaactctaaatataatatagaaaaatacagaaacgagccccaaacatcgggatATCACTaaatcatgagcgtctaaaactataagctaatatatatataaactgtctaactgtccaaaagaagaaatgacaagatgagtaacaaggtcatgcggacgctaacagctaccttgcagtctccaaagatagccggcctgaactcaacgatcgccgccttctaactcacctggatctgcacataaagtgcagggtgtagtatgagtacaactgactcagtagtaacagaaataactaaggaactgagcagtagtgacgagctaagtaaaacagtccaattatttattttcacaatttaaaaataaacagaaataaacaggtaaattccataactcagtaaatgccacaaagaagttaaacagataaatgcagcaataacacaaataaatacaacctcacagcagtgccactccatcactcatcactcgcactcagcactcaacactcaaaacactcaacactctgcgctcactatgggtgtgtacagactccggaggggctcccaaggcccaagcgctaagcacggacaactcacgtgccatcatatcaatacctgaatccgcacggtcaactcacatgctacgcggacaactcacacgctatggtatcaatacctggacccgcacggttaactcacgtgctacgcggacaactcacgtgctatggtattaatatcctcacaaccaggccctcggcctcactaagtCAAGTACCTCTCCAGCCTCACAATGCACCACCAATAAGGGgacacagcccacatcaagtatcataacatatcagcaaaataatatagactgaggtaaacatgtacaataatttttataactgagtacaaataatgtgagcatgaataaagtctAAGCATGATCTATAACATGAAGGTAGACAAGTTCAATAACAAGTAACTACATAAACATatatgatggccatgaggcctcacgggacggaccaagtcttaaTCCCTCACGGTGTAAattcacacgcccgtcacctagcatgggtatcacctccaaacaatcacgtgatatcAAATCTCtgagtttataccctcaaagccagagttaaaactgttacttaccttaacagcataaaatcctactccgggatgccctcgtctctggactcggtctccaaaagctccaaatctaaccataatcagattaataccatcaacataggctaacgaatcgaattccacaataaaaactataaaatatgccaaaatttcgaaatcggccaaaacccggcccccgagcccacgcctcggactccgtttggtccctcaaatcctcacttaaactctccaaaactcaaaccctaactccctcaattttactttgaaatcaataatcaaatcccaaaaacgaagatggattcatgaaatataactaaaactgagtagagaacacttacacCAATCCctatggtgaaaatcacctccaaaatcgcttcaatccgagctccctaactcaaaatatgatcgAATAAATAaactattattttatatatttttttggccagctattctgcctcgtttcttgtgccaaaagatatataaactgtctaactgtccaaaagaagaaatgacaagaggagtaacaaggtcctgcggacgctaacaACTACCTTGCAGTTTccaaagatagccggcctgaactcaacgatcgccgccttctaactcacctggatctgcatataaagtgcagggtgtagtataagtataattgactcagtagtaacagaaataactaaggaactgagcagtagtgacgagctaagtaaaacagtccaattatttattttcacaatttaaaaataaacagaaataaacaggtaaattccataactcagtaaatgccacaaagaagtttaacagataaatgcagcaacaacacaaataaatacaaactCACAATAGTCACTCcatgtcacgactcgaaatttcctaccgacgggaccgtgattgcgcctaacatttcacttgctaggcaagccaacgttagaaaatcgttaaaccaatttcttatttccattcagtaaataacaataattaactaagatgaaatataataagtacggaatattataaaactgtattaattactaccacccggatctggagtcacaattcactagcattctagaatttactacaagtaatagtctgaaagaaatacagccgtctgaatgaaagaaacaatataACAGAAAGgatagacggagacttcaaggtctgtgaatgccgacagatctaccttgagtctccggacagcggaccaatagcaaaatctcgatcaacccgagccggtatcaaaatctgcacagaaagtgcagagtgcagtatcagtaaaaccgaccccatgtactggtaagtgtcgagcctaacc of Nicotiana tomentosiformis chromosome 7, ASM39032v3, whole genome shotgun sequence contains these proteins:
- the LOC104084853 gene encoding probable transcription factor At3g04930, whose amino-acid sequence is MASVEDQHNNPVYNDDDLDDDVVDEEDDDVDVDDDDDEDSTSSPPVPAPAPIDQQTVTIAVVGVPAQRINEFAAVTPPPAATIVQEKKPSAIDDSRKLFQRLWTDEDEIELLQGFLEYTTQRGGINSSSHHHDTTAFYDQIKSKLQLDFNKNQLVEKLRRLKKKYRNVMSKMASGKDFVFKSSHDQATFEISRKIWSNAVPVVIRGGGSAAAAAAPPPPPPEDGGFDDEDSHLNLNANFVDHSHNGTKTPRSRKRSRGGAVKVEEKHGFIQHYYLPSPSGGGTNMSSPAPAPAPAPGFTPFPMTAPQATAPPTTTAAVAAATASIPSLIEETVKSCLSPIFKELLNNVTNLSGSRSFAFGTALSPIPLGFGSSGAMNSDMMADEKWRKQQMLELEVYSRRLELVQDQIKAQLEELRSMSS